A stretch of Lactuca sativa cultivar Salinas chromosome 6, Lsat_Salinas_v11, whole genome shotgun sequence DNA encodes these proteins:
- the LOC111908844 gene encoding cold-regulated protein 27, which produces MNVGLTWRHAMWKSYDIWHFYSLRSPNHLTKLFGSSSKSTTTAVSSSFSSLFGMEYTLPPPVTEAPPCSVASQMMGVEAGLSNFVEQEESSMMESPKISEWTDEKHNLYLNSMEASFVYQLYNSLDTRCGKTQNECFVDTKSSRKVHSGAHYPSGEFKVLQHGSWSRIDFRRENSVVNVADRPHVTSSNPWIQHFRKAKESISPQENGTLSTITQHTSYGNTEVIDQNFVEDSAIEIVTTPYNKKRKNTSAVSKLGNGQAASFWHLSCNGNGR; this is translated from the exons ATGAACGTCGGACTGACATGGCGCCATGCCATGTGGAAAAGCTATGACATCTGGCACTTCTATTCATTGCGCTCGCCGAATCATTTAACAAAACTCTTTGGCTCATCCTCAAAATCCACAACCACCGccgtttcttcttctttttcttctctgtTTGGTATGGAGTATACGCTTCCGCCGCCGGTGACGGAGGCGCCACCATGTTCGGTGGCGTCGCAGATGATGGGGGTCGAAGCGGGGTTGAGTAATTTTGTCGAGCAGGAGGAGAGTTCAATGATG GAATCCCCGAAAATATCAGAATGGACTGATGAGAAGCATAATTTGTACCTAAATTCCATGGAAGCTTCTTTTGTTTACCAGTTATATAATTCATTGGACACACGATGTGGGAAAACCCAAAACGAGTGCTTTGTAGATACAAAGTCATCTAGGAAAGTTCATTCTGGAGCCCATTATCCTTCTGGCGAG TTTAAGGTTCTACAACATGGCTCTTGGTCAAGGATTGATTTCAGGAGAGAAAATTCGGTTGTTAATGTAGCTGATAGACCCCATGTGACTTCAAGTAATCCATGGATTCAGCATTTTAGGAAAGCTAAGGAATCCATTTCACCCCAGGAAAACGGGACATTAAGTACAATAACTCAGCACACAAGTTATGGTAACACAG AGGTGATAGATCAAAACTTTGTTGAAGATTCTGCTATAGAGATAGTGACCACACCCTACAACAAAAAGAGGAAGAATACTTCTGCAGTTTCCAAATTAGGCAATGGTCAG GCTGCATCCTTTTGGCACTTGTCCTGTAATGGAAATGGCCGATAA